The Fusobacterium sp. DD2 genomic sequence TGTCCTCCACCTACAACTATAACATCATAAATTTTTTTCATTATTTCCTCCTAATAAATTAAGAAAGAGGACTTCACAAGACTTTAGTCCGTTCCATCCTCATTTGACTACTTTCCAACACAGAAATTGCTAAATATGTGATCCAAAAGATCTTCACTTGATATCTCTCCAGTTACCTCTGATAGAGAATCCAAGGCACCTTTAATATCTACAGCTAGTAGATCCATTGGGAGTCCAAGGTTGATTGTCTCAAACATATTCTCTACATATTGTTTAGTCTTTTCCAGAGCAGATTTGTGTCTCACATTGGTGATAGTTATCTTTTGCGAACTATCTTCTATACTTCCATCAACTATATGGTTGTAGATCTCATCTTCCATAGCATCTATTCCAAGATTTTCTTTGGCAGATATCTCTATCCATTTTGTAACTTTAGTAAGTTTTGATATGTCTGCTTTTCTCTCCATATCAATTTTATTTATTATTCCAATTACCTTATCAGCTTTTATTGCATCGTGGATTTCAAAATCCTCATCTTCAAGTTCTCTTGACGAGTCTACAACAAAAAGTATAAGGTCAGCTTTATCAATCATCTTTTTAGATTTTTCAACACCGATATTTTCAACAATATCATCAGTATTTCTGATTCCAGCTGTGTCAACTAAAACAAGGGGAATACCTTTTAAATTTACAACTTCTTCAATAACGTCACGAGTTGTCCCTGGAACATGGGTTACAATGGCCCTATCTTCCTTTAAAACAGAGTTTAGAAGACTTGACTTACCCACATTAGGCTTACCTACTATGGCAGTCTTAATTCCCTCTTTAATCATCTTACCCTTGTCATAAGATTTTATAAGTCTATCAGTTGTACTTATTACCTCTTCAAGATTTCCTACAAGATTTGCAGGTAATGGGTCATCAATACCCTCTTCTGGATAATCTAATACAACATTTATATGAGCAGCAACATCAAGTACAAGTTTTTTAAGATGTTCTATCTGCTCTTTCAGATCCCCTCTCAATTGATTTAGAGAAAGTGATACTGATTTTTCAGTTTTTCCATGTATAATATCAATAATAGCTTCTGCCTGAGTTAGGTCTATTCTTCCATTTAAGAATGCCCTTCTTGTAAACTCTCCAGGCTCTGAAAGTCTAGCTCCATATTTTAGAACTGTCTCAAGAATCTTCTCTGTTACAACAAGACCTCCATGGCAGTTTATCTCAATAATATCCTCTTTTGTATAAGTTTTTGGAGCCTTCATTACTGATACCATAACCTCATCTATCATGGTATCCCCATCATAGATATGCCCATAGTTTATGCTGAAGTTTCTAAGTTCAGATACTTTTTTACCAGAGATAGGTCTAAAGATTTTCTCAGCTATCTCTATAGCACTGTCTCCAGAAATTCTCACTATTCCTATTCCACCCTCTCCACGAGGAGTAGATATAGCCGCTATAGTATCAAAAAGCATAAGTGCCTCCTATTTCTTTTTCTTTATAACAATATATCTCTTAGGGTCTCTTCCTTCACTGAAAGTATCAAGTTCAGGATATCTGTTAATAACTTCATGAATAGTTTTTCTCTCTCTAGGTGGCATTGGATTTAATCTTACAGTTTTACCTGTTCTTAGAGCTTTTTCAGCCATTTTCTTACCAAGATCTCTTAAAGTAGCAGTTCTCTTAGCTTTAAATCCTT encodes the following:
- the mnmE gene encoding tRNA uridine-5-carboxymethylaminomethyl(34) synthesis GTPase MnmE, translating into MLFDTIAAISTPRGEGGIGIVRISGDSAIEIAEKIFRPISGKKVSELRNFSINYGHIYDGDTMIDEVMVSVMKAPKTYTKEDIIEINCHGGLVVTEKILETVLKYGARLSEPGEFTRRAFLNGRIDLTQAEAIIDIIHGKTEKSVSLSLNQLRGDLKEQIEHLKKLVLDVAAHINVVLDYPEEGIDDPLPANLVGNLEEVISTTDRLIKSYDKGKMIKEGIKTAIVGKPNVGKSSLLNSVLKEDRAIVTHVPGTTRDVIEEVVNLKGIPLVLVDTAGIRNTDDIVENIGVEKSKKMIDKADLILFVVDSSRELEDEDFEIHDAIKADKVIGIINKIDMERKADISKLTKVTKWIEISAKENLGIDAMEDEIYNHIVDGSIEDSSQKITITNVRHKSALEKTKQYVENMFETINLGLPMDLLAVDIKGALDSLSEVTGEISSEDLLDHIFSNFCVGK